The Fusarium fujikuroi IMI 58289 draft genome, chromosome FFUJ_chr01 sequence GAGAGCGcctcctcgtccttctcCAATCACTGTTCCTTCATCGCTGGCCGCAGGAGCAGAGCCTACGAGGGTCAGAACTCCTAATCCGGTGGTAGATGCGTTCAATCCTGGCTTTATCTAAATGGATTATATCAAAGCGAATCTTCTTTATATCTcagctttttatatctcaGCGAGTCGGATTTCCAAAAAAGAGGCAAAAGACCCTCAtgactttttcttttcttgtttAACTATCGCTTATTcccctttttttcttccatCACATTTTCTCTTTTGGATATGGCGTCTTTCGCTTATAGATCTATCACATACCCCCGTCCCTCGCTGCGTCGCTTTGactttcgtttcttttctttgtatatagtcatcatcattatcatcgGGACATGATTAGTGGATAATGTCTAAGGAATACAACATCCGGTGCCTTGAGCCTGGATCTTACATGACTACCTAGAATGTGCTTAAAACGTGATTGAGATGCGTTATCCTTGTGACATTGAAAACCCAGGACTAGCGCCAATTTTACATTACTATAGGATACATTTGCTAGCCGAGGAACATGCGGAGGTTGTTGCCGATGTACTTGAGATCCAGGAGGAATGTGTCATGGCCAAACATACTCATCTCCTCGCTCAACTCAACGTGCGTTACGTTCCTGTTTCCAGCTAGACGGACTGCTTCAGCTACCTCGCGCTGCTGCCATGCTGGGAAGAGGATGTCACTTGCGACACCCATAACCAGCGTAGGGGTATCGCGCAGCGGTGCGAGGCCGAGAATCAGATCCTCAGGGGGCCGTGAGCCCGGTACGACAGTTGTGTCTGAAGGATCAGGGTGAGAGCCCGGCTGTTCCTCATAGGGCTTGTTAGGCAGGGTAAGACTGCATGCGTCGGGAGAAAGGGGGGAAGCTTCTCCCGAGGCAAGATTCTTCTCGCGCTCCTGGCGACGAGCACGGGTTGCACGCTGATGCTCAATACCCAGATCGAAAAGATCCATAGCCTTGCTGACGTACAACAGACTGTTGGGATCATAGTTCAAGCACCACTTCTCACCCGCATGGTCAAGATACGTCTCAATGAGAAAGTCCGGACATAGCGCAGGCGGTTTACTCGAGTCTGCCCGACGACGACCGAAGCGCTGCTCCCATTCCGGTCCAGAGCGATACGTGACTGTCGCAATCTCACGTGCAAGTTTCATGCCCGCATGAGGAGGAACCTTTCCATAGTAGAACCCGCGATTCCAGTTTGGATCCATCATGAGGACTTGGCGTTGCGTATGGCGCATGGCGATACTGTATGGGTGAGAGCGTGCGCAGCCGCTGATAGAAACAATGCGGCCTACGCGCGAGGGGAAGAGAACGCCGGCAGCGAGGGACTGCATTCCGCCCATTGACGAACCAACGGAGGCGTAGAGTTTATCGATGCCGAGATAGTCGAGAAGGCGGAATTGGGCGCGCACCATATCGTCCATGGTCAAGATGGGGAAGTGAGTTGCGTAGCGCTCTCCATTGCCGGGATCGACACTACTCGGTCCCGTAGAACCGTTGCAGCCGCCGATGACATTCGTGCAGATAACGTGGTATTTATTCGTATCAAGCGGTCCTCCCGGCCCGATGAACTTCTCCCACCAGCCAGGCTTTGTGTTCGCCTCTGTAGAGTGCGCATGCGACGAAGCGGATAGACCAGTGTGAAGAAGAATAGCGTTCGACTTATCAGCGTTGAGCTCACCCCACGTCTCGTACGCAATGTTGAATTCGGGAAGGACGCCGCCCCAGTCTAGCATAAAGGGTTCTTTGCAAAGATAA is a genomic window containing:
- a CDS encoding probable serine O-acetyltransferase, translating into MRSSRSLVRSTRQLQASLRLVRPTCLAPRVRELHSAAPRKSGVASNPAMSFPCLDALESRSARLTDDDTEPSYTSGATQNYLCKEPFMLDWGGVLPEFNIAYETWGELNADKSNAILLHTGLSASSHAHSTEANTKPGWWEKFIGPGGPLDTNKYHVICTNVIGGCNGSTGPSSVDPGNGERYATHFPILTMDDMVRAQFRLLDYLGIDKLYASVGSSMGGMQSLAAGVLFPSRVGRIVSISGCARSHPYSIAMRHTQRQVLMMDPNWNRGFYYGKVPPHAGMKLAREIATVTYRSGPEWEQRFGRRRADSSKPPALCPDFLIETYLDHAGEKWCLNYDPNSLLYVSKAMDLFDLGIEHQRATRARRQEREKNLASGEASPLSPDACSLTLPNKPYEEQPGSHPDPSDTTVVPGSRPPEDLILGLAPLRDTPTLVMGVASDILFPAWQQREVAEAVRLAGNRNVTHVELSEEMSMFGHDTFLLDLKYIGNNLRMFLG